From Blattabacterium cuenoti:
TCCAAAAATTTTTGTTTTTATCAAATTATTATTCAATATTTCAGGTTTTTCTTTCAAAAATTCACTAATACGAGTTTGCGATACTTTAGCTCTTTCTGAAATAGAAACTACCCATCCTAATATAATAAAAGGAAAGATTAAAACATTGATATATGTAAAAAATTCAGCAATAGTTCCAATTTCTTTTATTTCTCCTTCAAAGTATTTTTTACCACCAAAAAAAAGAATTAATAAATGACAAGTTCCTATGAAAAATATAATAATAGAAGATAATAAAGTGTCAATTCTAGCTAATTCTATATTTTTTTTTTGATATTTTAATATAATTTTTTTATGTTTTTCTTGAAAAAAAGATTCTGATACAAATGATTTAATAATATGAATTCCTGAAAAAGTTTCTTGTATAAAAGAACAGATAAGAGACTGACAAGTTTGAACCTCTTCGCTTTTATTTGTGATATAAACACTAAGATAATAGATAGAAATAAAAAGAATAGGAATGGGCAAAATTACATAGAAAGTCAATATTTTGTTAATTCGTAACATTTGCATAAAAACCATAAAAAAAAGAGTTATAAGATTTAAAAAATACATCATTCCAGGACCTATATATTGTCTTATAAAAGAAACATCCTCTGTAAGACGATTCATTAAATCTCCTGTAGAATTTTTTTTATAAAAAGACAAACTTAATTTTTGATAATGTGAGAAAATTTCATTTTTTATATCAAATTCTATCATTCTAGATGTAGTAATTATACATTGTCGCATATGATATTTGACAAATCCACCTATAATCGGAACTATCAATATAATACTGGTATAAATACAAATATCTTTTTTTAAAGATAGAGAAAGAGAATTTGATGTATTTGAAAAATCTGTAAATATATTTTTTATGGTATTAACAGACTTTCCTATATAAGGAATAGGAAGTAGAGTTAAAATATTTGATATTAAAATTAGTAAAAATCCTATACACAAACGTAATTTGTACCTTTGACAGTATCTTTTGCTAAAAGCAAATAAACCACTCATATAACACACAAAAATACAAACTTTTTAAGTTTGATTTTTTATTTATATAATTGTACGAAAAATTTTGTCGTGCATAGAAAATCAACATGATTATAACAAAAAATGTCAATCAGACGACACTTTAGAATAAGAAGTTTACAATTTTTATATGCTCAACATTTATCTAAAATGGATTCAAATAAAGTTGAAGCAAATATGCTTCAAAGTATTGAATCATTGCACAATCTGTATATTTTTCTTCTCTACTTAATTCTAAAAATTAGAGAAAAAGCTTTAAAAAAAATAAAAAAAAACTTACATGATGATAGTCAAACAGATATTATACAAAAAGTTGCATATAATTCAGTGATAAAAATATTATCTAAAAATAAATATTTAATAGAAGAATATCGTTCTACAAGAAAAAAAGATTCAGGAAAAATTTTATGGAATCAACAAGACGAATATATTTTTCTTTTATTGAAGGAAATGCAAAAATCAAATTTTTGTAAGAAATTTTCTTTTAGAGTATCATGTTCTTCATTTGAAGAAGAAAAAAGATTTATAATAAAATATTATAAAAATTTTGTAATTCCCAATAAAAAATTAATAGAAAATATAGAAGATTTCTATTATTTTAATGGAGAAGAAGATTTATACATAGCTCATACTATGGTATGTAAAACTTTACAGTTTATTAATCATTCTACTCCTAAAAATTTTAAATTATATAATATTTATAAAAACAATGAAAATAAAAAATTTATCATCGATTTGTATCGAAATACAATTTTTCATAAAGAAGAATTTAATAATTTAATTAATGATACATCAAATAATTGGGATATAAAAAGAATAGCAGTTATAGATTTAATTATATTGCAAATGGCTATTTGCGAATTTTTATATTTTCCAAATATACCTCCTAAAGCAACTATGAATGAGTATATAGAAATTACAAAAATATTTTGTATGGAAAAAAGTAAAATTTTTATTAATGGTATATTAGATCAAATATTTAAATTTTTGTATAAAGAAAATAAAATATTCAAAATAGGAAAAGGACTCATGTAAACTTACTTAAATAAAATATTATAATATTTATGTTTCTTTCATTACAACAAAATTCTATTGCAAATACCATTTGGATGTTTGTATTGATTTTCATTATATTTTATTTTTTTATGATACGTCCCCAAATAAAAAAGCAAAAAATTGAAAAACAGTTTCAAGAAAATTTAAAAAAAGGAAATTATATAGTGACAAATTCAGGAATACATGGTAAAATTATAGATATTACAGATCATTTTTGTATACTAGAAACTATTACAGGAAAAATAAAACTTGAAAAAAATACAATTTCAAAAGAATTAACCCAATTACGTTATAATAACAATACTATAATAGATAATGATAAAAAAAACAGAGAATAGAAAAACAAAATTAATAGGAATAACGGGAAAAATGGGATCTGGTAAAAGTTTATTTTCTTCTTTTTTTAAAAAAAAAGGAATTCCTGTTTATTCTTCAGATAAACAAGGAAAAATATTGATGAATCAAATAGGAATTATAAAAAAAAATATTATAAAATGTTTTGGGAAAGATTCTTATAAGGAAAATAAAATAAATAAAACTTTTTTATCTAAAATCGTATTTCGAAATCCTATAGCCTTAAAATTATTATGTAAAATAATACATCCATGGATATCCCTTGATTTTAAACAGTGGATGTATATGCATAAACAACATATATATGTAATAAAAGAATCTGCTATATTATTTGAAAGTAAAAGTTATAAAGAATGTGATTTTATTATCACTATAACTTCCCCAAAAAAAAATATAATGGAAAGAGTAATAAAAAGAGATAATTTAAATGAAGATCAAATTATAGATCGTTTAAAAAATCAAATATCTAATAGAAAAAGAGTAAAAAAATCAAATTTTGTAATTAAAAATTATTTATCCGCATGTTCTTTACAAGAAGAGGCAAATAAAATACATGAACTATTAGAAAATATAGTTGTACGAAAAAATTATTAATTAATAAATATGGGAAAAGGAGATAAAAAAACCAGAAAAGGAAAAATAAGAAATAAAACTTATGGAAATCTTCGTCCAAATCCTAGAAATATAAAAAAAAAGAAAAAAAAAATTAAAGATGTTCATCTTTTTTACCAGTGAAAATAGACAAAAAATATATCAATTGAGCTAAACTACCCAAAGCAGAAACGACATAAGTCATAGCGGCCCAATTTAATGATTCTTTTGCTTTATAATATTCTTGGTAATTCACTACATTCTTATTTCTGAGCCAAGTTAAGGCCCTGTTACTTGCGTCAAATTCTATAGGTAATGTAATAAAAGAAAAAATAACAACTAAAAAAAATAATCCTATTCCTAATTTTAGAATTAAAGAATCTTTTCCTCCTGAACTATAAAAAATAGTTAATCCAGACATTATCGCAATATTAATGAATTTAGAAGTGAAATTTAGAATAGGAATTAAATGATTTCGTAATTTCAGTAAATTATAACCTAATCTATGTTGTAAAGCATGACCACACTCATGAGCTGCCACTGCAACTGAAGCGGCTGTCCTATCATTATAAATTTTTTCACTTAAATTAATTGTTTTATTTATAGGATTATAATGATCAGTTAATTCTCCTTCTACAGAAATAACACTAACATCATAAATTCCATGATCTGTTAACATTTTTTCTGCTATCTCTTTTCCACTCATACGTGAGTGTAAGTAAAGCTGAGAATAATCTCTAAATTTATTTTTTAATATTGTATTGACAATAACACTTACCAGAAAAGTAGTTCCTACAATGAAATAATAAGTCATAAAAATCTATTTTAAACAAAATTATTAATTTATCAATTAAAATGAAAATATATATAAATTAGCTTATATGTCAAACTTTTGACTATGAATATACCAAAAGTAAATAATCTAAAAAGAGTCGTTATTATTGGTGCTGGATTTGCTGGATTACAAGTTGCAAAAAAATTAAGAAGAGATAAATTCCAAGTAATTCTTATAGATAAAAATAATTATCATACTTTTCAACCCTTATTGTATCAAGTGGCAACAGCGGGCTTAGAACCAGATTCTATAGCTCATTCCATTAGAAACATCATCAAAAAAACAAAAAACTTTTTTTTTAGATTAGCCCTTGTTCATTATATCAACATAAAAAAACAAAAAATATATACAAATATAGGAGATTTATTCTATGATTATTTAATTATAGCAACAGGATCTGTTACCAATTATTTTGGTAACAAAAACATAGAGTCTTTTGCTTTACCCATGAAATCTATTCCAGAAGCTTTAAATTTAAGAAGTCTTATTTTACAAGATTTTGAATCTGCTTTATTAACAAAAAATGATAAAGAAAAAAAAAGACTTATGACTTTCGTTATTGTAGGAGGAGGACCTACTGGAGTAGAATTAGCTGGAGCTTTAGCTGAAATGAAAAGATACGTATTACCACATGATTATCCTGATTTAGATATACGATCTATGAATATTCACTTATTACAAGCCACTTCTAGATTATTAGATGGAATGTCTGAAAAATCAGCTAGACAAGCTTACAAAAATTTAAAAGAATTAGGTGTTATCATTTGGTTGAATTGTTTGGTTAAAGATTATAATGGAGAAATAGTTTTTATAGAAAAAAATCAAAAAATAGAATCTTATAACGTAATATGGGCCGCAGGAGTTAAAGGGGCTATTATAAAAGGTTTTTTAAAAGAAGATATGAAAGGAAGTAGAATTTTAGTAGATAATTATCTTAAAGCCATAAGATATCAAAATATTTTTGCTATTGGAGATGTTGCTTATATAAATGAAAATAAACATTATCCTAATGGTCATCCTATGACAGCTCAACCTGCTATACAACAAGGCAATTTTCTAGCGAAAAAATTAAATTGTTTTTTAGATAAAAAAAATGCAAACATGAAGCCTTTTATTTACAAAAATTTAGGTTCTATGGCAACCATAGGCCGAAATAAAGCAGTGTGTGATTTTCCTTATTTAAAATTGAGGGGTTTTTTAGCATGGATTGTTTGGATGTTTGTTCATTTAGTCAGTTTAGTCGGATTCAGAAATAGAGCAATAGCTTTAACAAATTGGATCATTCAATATTTTCATTATCATAAAAGTGTTCGTTTGATTATAAGACCTTTTCATAGGAAAAAAGTCATTTAAAAATAAGTTGAGATAGAATATTTTTTATTTTATTTTCTGTTTCCATATATTCTTGATGGACGTTACTATCTATAGTAATTCCGCTTCCGGCATACAAAGTCATTTCCCTTTCTTTTATTCTTACACATCTTAAATTAAGGTATAACTCCATATTGTTTTGATGAATTATACCAATGTATCCTGTATAAAAATTTCTTTTATATCCCTCATTTTTATGAATGAAATCTAAGGATTCTTTTTTTGGATAACCACATATAGAAGGAGTTGGATGCAAACAATTTAATATTTCATAATAATCAGGTTCATCATAAAAAGAAAAAGAAATTGGAGTTTCTAAATGTTTTAAATGACCTATTTTGATAATTTTAGTATTTTCTACATGAATAGAACTTTTATAAGATTTTAATAAGTCAATAATGTATTTTATTACAATTTTATGTTCTTGAACTTCTTTTTTTGTCCATTTATTAGATCCCCAAATAGTCCCTGCTAAAGCTGATATTTTTAATCTTTTATTATGAGATTTCATTAGTAATTCTGGAGAACATCCCATCCAAAATCCATGATAAAAATCGTACCAAAGACTAATTAAAGCATTAGAATAAGTATAAATCAATTTTATAAATGTATTTTTGAAGTAAAAATTCCGAAAAGGAATTTTTATAGATCGAGATAAAACAACTTTTTTAAAAAATCCTTTTTCTATATTTTTAACAGCTTTTTTTATTAAATTTTCATATTTGTAAGAATATGTTAAAAAAGAAGAATTTTTTTCCCAAAAAAAAGGAAAAATGTTCTCTTTTTTATTTTTATAAAATTTTTGTATATCTACATAATAAATCTTTTTAGGAAATATTTTTATGGTATAATCCTGATTAAAATTTTTAATTAAAAAAAATTTTTCGACTGTACAATCATAGTGTGAATAAAAAAACACTTTATTATCGTAAGGTTTTCTAAAAATTACAAAATTATTATGATTATAATAATTTTTTATAATTTTTTTATATAAAGAAAAAATACTAATTTTTGTTGACATATTTATTTTTTTGGAATTATTATAATATTAGTTAGTTTACAAAAACTAATAATATTTTTTTTTTCATCATAAACATGAACTTGAATAAAATGTAAAGTTTTTCCTTTATGAAATATTTGGGCTTTAGCAAATAAAATTCCTTCTTTTATGGATCGAACATGATTTGCAGAAACTTCAATACTAAAAATATTAAAATTATCTTTTTTTTCATTTTTAATATTTATAAAAGAAATAGAACTTCCAACACTTTCTGATAAAATCAGAATAGCCCCTCCATGTAAATAACCAAAAGGTTGAAAAAGATTATGATTTATAGGCATTTTTGCTATCAGCATATCCAATTTAGGAGATAAAAAAATAAATTGAATTTGCATTTTGTTTATTAATGTATTTTTTTTTAAATCATTTAATTCATTTAATAATTTTTGAATTTTTTTTCTCATGATATAATAAATAATAGAAAAAATAAACGACAAAAAATTTATTATGCAACTAATTTACATTATATTATTTTTTCTATTTTTTTTAAAAAATTAATGAATATGAAAAAAGAAAAACGAGAAGATGAAAATCTTATTCCTTTAATAGGAATAAAAAATCAAATTGTAGGGTTTGAAAAAAAAGGGAAAATTCATACAGAAGGATTGCTACATAGTGCTGTTTCTGTTTTTATTTTTAATCTAGAAGACGATTTAATGTTGCAAAAAAGATCTTCAAAAAAATATCATTCTTCTTTACTATGGACAAATACTTGTTGCACTCATCCTAAAAAAAATGAATCTGTTTTAAAAGCGGCACATCGTTGTTTAATAGAAGAAATGGGTTTTGATTGTTTTCTAGAAAAAAGATTCAGTTTTACTTATCATGAATTTTTTAGTAATGGTTTAATAGAAAATGAGTTAGATCATGTTTTTGTTGGATTCTATAAAGAATCTCCAATTATAAATTTTAAAGAAGTGGATGATTGGAAATGGATTTCATTAAATAAGTTAATTCAAAACATTCGTATTTCTCCAAATTCTTATACCGTTTGGTTAAAAATTATTGTTAAAAATTATTTAAATCAATTAAAATGTTATGATAGCTACTATAAGTCGAAAAGGATATTTTAGTGCGGCACATAGACTTTACAATAATCATTGGGATTATCGAAAAAATATTGAAATCTTTGGAAAATGTGCACATTTAAACTATCATGGGCATAACTACGAATATATTGTGAGTCTTACAGGATTGGTAAATCCGGAAACAGGATTCGTTTTTAATTTACAGAAATTAAAACATATTCTTTCTGATGAAATAGAAAAACTTTTTGATCATAAAAATATTAATTTAGATATTAAAGAATTTGCATCTATCAATCCTACTATAGAAAATATTGTTATTTTCATGTGGAATAAAATAAATAGAAGAATATCTCCTAATTTTAATTTAAAAGTAACTTTGTACGAAACGAAAAATAATTTTGTTGAATATGACGGAAAATTCTAAAAATCTTATTAAAAAAACAATTTTATATGATAATCACATTCGTTTAGGAGCAAAAATGATTAATTATTCTGGATTTTACATGCCACTTCAATATACTTCTTCCATAACGGAACATATGTCCGTAAGAAATCATGCGGGAATTTTTGATGTAAGTCATATGGGAAAATTTATTTTAAAAGGGGAACATTCTGTTGATCTCATTCAATATTTGACCACGAATGATCTATATAAAATAAAAATTGGACAAGCTCAATACACTTGTTTAATTAACGATAAAGGTGGAATTATAGATGATTTAGTTGTTTATAAAATTTCAGAAAAAAAATTTTTACTTATAGTTAATGCTATTAACATTGAAAAAAATAAAAAATGGATAAATGATCACATTAAAAAATATGAATATTTTGATATAGAACTCATAGACACTTCTCTAGAATATTCTCTTTTAGCTATTCAAGGCCCTTTATCTTTATATTATACACAAAAATTAACAAATATTTCATTAAATAAAATTTCTTTTTATCATTTTGAAATAGGAAAGTTTTCAGGAGTAAAAGATGTATTAATTTCTCGTACAGGATATACAGGATCTAAAGGAATAGAAATTTATGTTTCTAATGATAATGCAGAAAAAATATGGAAAGATATTCTAGATGTAGATAAACATAAAATAATTCCTTGTGGAATAGCAAGTAGAAATTCATTAAGACTGGAAATGGGATATCGTTTATATGGACAAGATCTTTCTGAAAAAATAACTCCTATAGAAGCTAATTTAGCTTGGATAATTAAATTTGAAAAAGAATTTATAGCAAAAAAAATATTACAAAGGCAAAAAAAAGAAGGAAAATACAAAAAATTTGTATCCTTTATTGTAGAAGAAAAAAATAAAGTTCCAAGACAAGGTCATTTATTAATAGATGAAAAAGAAACAACCATTGGTTATGTTACTTCTGGTGTTTACTCTCCTGTTCTACAAAAAAGTATTGGATTAGGATATTTTTTAATAAATCAAAAAAAAATAAGTTCTGTATTTCTTTTTATCAGAAAGAAAAAAGTACCTATTAAAATAGTAAAATTACCTTTTATCAGAATACAAAACTAAATATTCGAAAAAGAAAGAAAATGATAGTTCTATCAAAAAAAAAAACATAATATATTTAAAACATATTAAAAAAAATTTTTTGTTGGCTATTCCTGTTTTCTTGACTCAATTAGGTGTAATATGTGTAGGTTTATCTGATAATATAATGATCGGTTTTTTAGGAAAAACAGCATTAGCTTCAGTATCATTAGCTAATGCTGTTTTTTTTATTATGATTATTTTTGGATTTGGAATATCTACTGCTGTTTCTTCTTTAATTGCATCTATAGATGCAAAACAAGAATATAAAAAGGGGGCTATTATTTTCCATCATGGATTAGTTTTGAATTTTTTTTTATCTCTATTTATGTATGGATTAATACATGTATTCTGTTATATTTTTCCTTATTTAGGACAACCTAAAGAAATATTAAATGAAACCATATATTTTTTGAAAATAATATCCATTTCTTTTATCCCTTGGATGATATTCGAAGTTTTTAGAAAATTTTCGGAAGGATTGTCTTTGGTGTTTCCTAGTTTGATTATAACTTGGATCTCTGCTTTTATTAACATTATACTAAATTATATCTTTCTTCATGGAAAATATGGGATTCCAAAATTAGGTATTGTTGGCGTTGCTTATGCTACCCTAATATCTCGCAGTACTATGCTAATAGGTATTTTTATTTTATTGTATAAATATAAAAAAGTACATAATTATTATAATCAATTAAAATATTTTATTTTAAATAAAAAATATATTATAAAAATATTGAAAATAGGAATTCCTTCTGGTTTACATATGTTATTCGAAATGAGTGCTTTTGCTATTTCTTCTTTTATATCAGGAAAATGTGGAATCAAAGTTTTAGCTGCTCATCAAATAGTTATTAGTTTAGTATCTTCTACTTTTCTTCTTAGTACAGGTTTTGCTGTGGCTGCTACAATCAGAATAGGAAATCAATTTGCTCTAAAAAATTATTTAGAATTAATAAGAATAGGAAAATCTATTTTTTTTATGGGGATTATTTTTATGTTAATTTGTAGTTTATTCTTTTTTTTCTTTCGAAGTTACATTCCTTATATTTATATAAAAAATGATGATGAAGTTATTCAACTTGCTGAAAAAATGATTATTATTGCTAGTTTTTTTCAATTATCTGATGGATTACAAGGAATCATTCTCGGAGCATTAAGAGGGTTACAAGATGTTCATATCCCTATGTGGATTAGTTTTTTTTCTTATTGTCTCATTGCTATACCTACAGCATGGTTTTTATCTATTAAAATGGGAGGAATAGGAGTATGGATTGGATTAGGGGTTGGATTAACTATATCAGCTATATTACTTTTTATAAGATATCAAATGATAACTAAAGAACTTATAAAAAAAATACAATAATTATTTGATATTTAAATCAATAAGTATATTATATTATAGTTCGTATTTAAATATCTATATTTGTTATGCAATATATGAAAAAAAAATTTCATAGCATTTTTACCATTTTTTTATAATATATGAAAACATTTCAAGAATACAATTTTTTTAACGATAATATAATTCAAGCTATCGAAGCTATTGGGTTTAAGTATCCTACACCGATACAAGAAAAAGTGATTCCTTTTTTATTATCTTCAAAAAAAGATGTTATAGCATTGGCCCAAACCGGAACAGGAAAAACAGCTGCTTTTGGTCTTCCAATTATCCAAAAAATAAATTTCAAATCTACTTTACCTCAAGCTTTAATTTTATGCCCTACAAGAGAATTATGTATACAAATAACACGTGATCTTTGTAGATTTTCAAAATTTTCATCATTTATAAAAATTGTTTCTTTATATGGTGGAGCAAATATCAATTCTCAAATAAAATCTTTAAAAAATAAAACTCATATTATAGTAGGAACTCCAGGAAGAATTATAGATTTAATCAAAAGAAAAAAATTACATTTTGGTGAAATTCAATATTTAGTCCTTGATGAAGCAGACGAGATGCTAAATATGGGATTTAAAGAGGAATTGGATTATATAATAGAAAAGTTACCAAAAAAAAGACAAAGTCTTTTATTTTCGGCAACAATGTCTAGATATATAAACGTAATAGCTCATAAATATTTAATAGACCCTATAGAAATTGTCACAGGAAAAAAGAATATAGTTTCCGATGATGTTAAACACGTTTATTATATGATAGAAAGTTTGAATAAAAAATATTTAGCCTTGAAAAGGATTGTGGATATAAATCCTGATATTTATGGTATTATATTTTGTAGTACAAAAAAAGAAACTAAAGAAATAGCCGAGTTTTTAATCAAAGATGGTTATAATGCTGATGCTTTATATGGAGATCTATCACAAACACAACGTGAATCTGTTATGAATAGATTTAGAAACAAAAGTTTACAGTTTCTTGTGGCAACAGATGTTGCCGCTCGTGGATTAGATGTTCACAATATTACCCATGTTATTAATTATAATCTTCCAAAAGAAAGTGAAATTTATGTCCATAGAAGTGGACGCACTGGAAGGGCTGGAAACACAGGAATTTCTGTTTGCATTATTCAAACTAAAGAAATTAGAAATTTAAAAGAATTTGAAAAAAAAATTGGAAAAAATTTTGATCGTGTAATGGTTCCTACTGGAGAAGAAATTTGTGAAAAACAACTATTCTATTTTATAGAAAAAGTAAAAAAAACAGTTGTAGATGAAACATTAATGGATAAATTTATTCCTGAAATACAAAAAAATTTAGAATTGTTTGATAAAAAAGAATTGATAAAACGTTTTTCCTGGATTGAGTTCAATCATTTTATAAATTATTATAAAAACTCTAAAGATTTGAATCCAGTTTCTTATTCTTATAAAAAGAACTATAATTCTTTGTTCAACAAAAAAAGAATTTTTTCAAAAACAAAAAAATTAAAGAAAGAATCTTTTTCTAAACTTTTTTTGAATATAGGATTCAAAGATAATTTGACAAAATTAGGATTGATAAACTTAATTAACCAAGCAGTTAATAATTCACATATTAATATTGGTCATATAGAAATATTATCAAATTTTTCATTATTTGAAGTAGAAAAACGTTATAGAAATAAAATATTAATAGGAATGAGTAGAATAAATCATCTGGGAAGACCACTTTCTATAGAAATTAAAAACTAAAACTTTTTTCGTTATGGCAGGGAATATTTTTGGAAATTTGTTTAGAGTTAGTACTTTTGGAGAAAGTCATGGAACAGCATTAGGTGGAATTATTGATGGATGTCCAGCAGGAATAGAATTAAACTTTAAAGAAATTCAATATGAATTGAATAGAAGAAAACCTGGACAATCCTCCATAGTTTCTCAAAGAAACGAACCCGACAAAGTAAACTTCTTATCTGGAATTTTTGATAACAAAACCACAGGGACGCCCATTGGTTTTATTATTTATAATAAAGATCATAAGTCGGATGACTATAATCATATTAGAGAAGTATATAGACCATCACATTCAGATTTAACATATGAAAAAAAATATGGAATAAGAGATTACAGAGGTGGAGGCCGTTCTTCTGCAAGAGAAACGACATGTAGAGTAGTAGCTGGCGCTATTGCTAAACAGTTAATAAAAGATATTACAATTACATCTTATGTTTCTTCTGTAGGAAACATATCTATAAATAAATCTTATCAAGAATTAGACTTATCAAGAAAATCAATAGAAAATAATCCGATAAGATGCCCTGATCCAGATACTGCGGAAAAAATGATATATGAAATAAAAAAAATAAAAAATAAAGGAGATACAATAGGGGGAATTATTACTTGCATAATAAAAAATATTCCAATAGGAATTGGAGAACCAGTTTTTGACAAATTACATGCTGAACTAGGAAAAGCTATGCTTTCAATTAATGCCGTTAAAGGATTTGAATACGGAAGTGGATTTAATGGAACTAAATTAACTGGTTCTCAACATAATGACTTATTTAAAAAAGATGGAAGAACTAAAACAAATTTATCTGGAGGAATACAAGGAGGTATTTCAAATGGAATGGATATTTATTTTAGAATAGCTTTGAAACCTATTGCCACAATAATGCAAAAACAAAAAACCATAGATAAACATGGAAATTTTATCCTTATGGAAGGAAAAGGAAGACATGATCCCTGTGTTTTACCTCGTGCTATTCCTATTGTAGAATCTATGACCGCTTTAGTTTTAGCCGATTATTGGATGTACAGTAAATTATCTAAATATACTTCAATCAAAAATTGAATCAAAAATTTCTCATTTCTATTTTAGGTCCTACCTGTGTAGGTAAAACTTTTCTTTCCTTATTTTTAGCTGAAAAACTAAAAACTGAAATTTTATCTTGTGATTCTAGACAATTTTATAAGGAACTAAAAATAGGAACATCTATGCCTACATCAGAAGAATTGTCACGTATTTCTCATCATTTTATCGGGCATTTAAGTATTCATCAGCTCTACAATGCTAAATTATTTGAAATAGATTTCTTAAAAAGAATTTCTAAATTATTTACTAAATATCCTATATTGATTATGGTAGGAGGATCTAGTTTATATGAAAAAGCAGTAACAGAAGGACTATCTGAATTTCCTGAAATTCGTTTTGATATCAGAAATCATTTAATTTATCATTTTAAAAAAAAAGGAATTTCCTTTTTACAAAAGGAATTTTTAAAATTCAAAAAATCAGGTGAATCAATAGATATTGATA
This genomic window contains:
- a CDS encoding ABC transporter ATP-binding protein is translated as MSGLFAFSKRYCQRYKLRLCIGFLLILISNILTLLPIPYIGKSVNTIKNIFTDFSNTSNSLSLSLKKDICIYTSIILIVPIIGGFVKYHMRQCIITTSRMIEFDIKNEIFSHYQKLSLSFYKKNSTGDLMNRLTEDVSFIRQYIGPGMMYFLNLITLFFMVFMQMLRINKILTFYVILPIPILFISIYYLSVYITNKSEEVQTCQSLICSFIQETFSGIHIIKSFVSESFFQEKHKKIILKYQKKNIELARIDTLLSSIIIFFIGTCHLLILFFGGKKYFEGEIKEIGTIAEFFTYINVLIFPFIILGWVVSISERAKVSQTRISEFLKEKPEILNNNLIKTKIFGKIQFKNVSFFYYNSVSKHDIKQKNRNHTLIVNKISFTLMKGKTLILTGETGSGKTTIGRLISRLYDPYKGKILIDNLSLKNHNLYDFRNNIGYVPQESFLFSDSIYNNIALGSVYKVAPYKVYDAARIAMIENDILNFKNGYETIIGERGITLSGGQKQRICIARAIIKSPKILIFDDSFSAIDQKTRKSIIRYVKEKMKYSTIIIITHDTSYISDFDLFIVLKNGKIYKIEDHNIF
- the yajC gene encoding preprotein translocase subunit YajC, whose translation is MFLSLQQNSIANTIWMFVLIFIIFYFFMIRPQIKKQKIEKQFQENLKKGNYIVTNSGIHGKIIDITDHFCILETITGKIKLEKNTISKELTQLRYNNNTIIDNDKKNRE
- a CDS encoding 30S ribosomal protein THX; the protein is MGKGDKKTRKGKIRNKTYGNLRPNPRNIKKKKKKIKDVHLFYQ
- a CDS encoding NAD(P)/FAD-dependent oxidoreductase encodes the protein MNIPKVNNLKRVVIIGAGFAGLQVAKKLRRDKFQVILIDKNNYHTFQPLLYQVATAGLEPDSIAHSIRNIIKKTKNFFFRLALVHYINIKKQKIYTNIGDLFYDYLIIATGSVTNYFGNKNIESFALPMKSIPEALNLRSLILQDFESALLTKNDKEKKRLMTFVIVGGGPTGVELAGALAEMKRYVLPHDYPDLDIRSMNIHLLQATSRLLDGMSEKSARQAYKNLKELGVIIWLNCLVKDYNGEIVFIEKNQKIESYNVIWAAGVKGAIIKGFLKEDMKGSRILVDNYLKAIRYQNIFAIGDVAYINENKHYPNGHPMTAQPAIQQGNFLAKKLNCFLDKKNANMKPFIYKNLGSMATIGRNKAVCDFPYLKLRGFLAWIVWMFVHLVSLVGFRNRAIALTNWIIQYFHYHKSVRLIIRPFHRKKVI
- a CDS encoding zinc metallopeptidase, which translates into the protein MTYYFIVGTTFLVSVIVNTILKNKFRDYSQLYLHSRMSGKEIAEKMLTDHGIYDVSVISVEGELTDHYNPINKTINLSEKIYNDRTAASVAVAAHECGHALQHRLGYNLLKLRNHLIPILNFTSKFINIAIMSGLTIFYSSGGKDSLILKLGIGLFFLVVIFSFITLPIEFDASNRALTWLRNKNVVNYQEYYKAKESLNWAAMTYVVSALGSLAQLIYFLSIFTGKKDEHL
- the coaE gene encoding dephospho-CoA kinase (Dephospho-CoA kinase (CoaE) performs the final step in coenzyme A biosynthesis.), which produces MIKKTENRKTKLIGITGKMGSGKSLFSSFFKKKGIPVYSSDKQGKILMNQIGIIKKNIIKCFGKDSYKENKINKTFLSKIVFRNPIALKLLCKIIHPWISLDFKQWMYMHKQHIYVIKESAILFESKSYKECDFIITITSPKKNIMERVIKRDNLNEDQIIDRLKNQISNRKRVKKSNFVIKNYLSACSLQEEANKIHELLENIVVRKNY
- the nusB gene encoding transcription antitermination factor NusB; protein product: MSIRRHFRIRSLQFLYAQHLSKMDSNKVEANMLQSIESLHNLYIFLLYLILKIREKALKKIKKNLHDDSQTDIIQKVAYNSVIKILSKNKYLIEEYRSTRKKDSGKILWNQQDEYIFLLLKEMQKSNFCKKFSFRVSCSSFEEEKRFIIKYYKNFVIPNKKLIENIEDFYYFNGEEDLYIAHTMVCKTLQFINHSTPKNFKLYNIYKNNENKKFIIDLYRNTIFHKEEFNNLINDTSNNWDIKRIAVIDLIILQMAICEFLYFPNIPPKATMNEYIEITKIFCMEKSKIFINGILDQIFKFLYKENKIFKIGKGLM